The genomic interval CTGATATCAGTGGAttcaccatctccaaccaCTCGGGCGAAGATGCCGGTTCTATCACTTCGGTATGTTTCTACTCATCGGATAGAGATACTCTGGGAGCCACGACTAACGTTACAATAGGATCTTGAAAGTGATGATCAGTCGTGGTCTCCCACCTACGCTGCTCCCGCTGAGATGCTTCCTGCCCCCGGAAGACAATCCACCCGCCGCAAGACCACCCCAGCTGTGAAACGCGAGACGACATGGTCCTCGAGTCCAGAACTCGCACCCCAAGAATACCCCGCCCACACCTCCCCTCAGACGACTCCTACATCGCCTCCCGTCAACCGCAAGATGACCCGCACCACATCGGTGGACTCCAATGCCAGCACGGGCCAGACCACGACGGCCACAACGACCAGTGGGCGCAACGCCGCGAAGCGTGCCGCACACAACATCATTGAGAAGCGGTACCGCACCAACATGAACGCCAAGTTCGTGGCCTTGGAGAAGGCCATGTGTGGCGGAGTCCAGAAGTCGAGCAAGAGCGGGTCAGCGTCGCTCAAGAAGTCGGAGATCCTGACCAACGCCATTGCCTACATGCAGGAGCTacaagaagagaacaagGCCCTCCAGAAGGAGCTGGCTTTGTTCAAACAGAACATGGTCCCCAGTGGGATGTGGCGACATACCAAAGGGGCTGAGACATTTCGCGCTTAATTTTTGATCTTCTCATGTCTCGCCCTGGTTATGACTGTCATGTTCTTGTACAATACATTACCCTAATGAGTCGAGTACTCTCCATTCGTTGATTGATCGAGTTGGTTGGCGAAAAGGTGTCTGGTCGTGATATACCCAAAAGTTGCTTTTTgttttaatttttactatttttctATCTCCTATGTCAACAGTTAGACAATACAAGCCCCCCCACTTCGAGACTACAGTTGAGATGCATTTGAGTAGAGAGTATCTGGTAGAGGAGAAGCAAGTAGAGACAGAGGTCACATTGGACTTACCCCTCCTTTTCCAGTGTCcagccacaaccaccacTAAAATGACCCCACCCGCCAGTTGTTATGGCGATCAGCAAAAAATCTCCGACGATGCAGCCCCATCCCTGCACATCACACCCAACCCTAAATCCCCTGCCTCACCGTGCCCTAACAAAACTCCCTCACCTCCATTCCACCGCCGTCACCACCTTGCGACAGAACGAGTCGTCCCTCAGGGGACCACTTAGTCCCATACTCAGTAAAACAGGATAGACCGATCCACCATCCCCCTCCTACCAAAACCAACCTAGCCCCCAATCCCTCAGTGCCTACCCAACCCACTGTcaaccaccaaagaagacaaTCCATCCAGTCTGCAGAAGTTCTAGACCAGAGCCAGAAGAAAATCTCCGACAATATCCATAAGGCACCCGCTAAGCTAAAACGAACTCCATACACCCGGTCTAGACCCAGCGGGTCCGTCGCCTTGTTTGATTCCTTCCGCCTGTGATTGGCATCCCAACTCATTTCATGTTTTaagattaaaagaaaaaaaaaaaaaaaaaaaaaaagaaaaatctgATAATCATCTTTTCGAATTTCGCTGGCTCACAACGGCCCGGTTCCGCCTCGGAAATGAGACATTGGTCCTCCGCCTAAGTAGTCGATGCAGGGTCGAGTGGGTCTATGACATGATCTATTGTGATTCGGACTGTGCTTACATACATTCGCTCATATTCCTTTTGTAGATGGAATGTAGTTATTGGGCTCTGCCTTCCTTTAGGTACATTGTTTATTACGTGGTGTATGTAGCGATCCTACTTGCTGACACCGATACTTGCGATCGAGCAGATCGTCGGGCGTCTTTCGGCCGATGGGATTCGTGTTTACACTTGGTCTGGCGTGTCGGGTACCTTGACTGTGACTGGGGTTTGGTAGTCGATGACATTGTGATCTGTAGTCCTTGGTCTTTGACGGTGTGTTCCGGAAGTGTCTGGATTGGATGTGATAGTGATCGGTGTGATGATCGTGATCGTTACTTGAGGTTCCTTGTACCTTGGAAGAGTGAATCTCTTGGATATTTTGCTTTTTTCGGGGATGAGGTCTTTTCACCCATTGTGTAGGGTTGTAGGATTGTAGGATCGAAGCATATAAATGGGTTATCGTAGACCCTGATGTATTCCGCCGTAGGACATTGACGTCAGATTAAGATTCGAGTGAGGTGTTACAATCCAGTCTATCTTGTCCCTATTGAAGAttaacaaagagaaagaaagagagaaatgtCCAAGacaacctcttcttcgtaCGTGACTAACCCCCCTACTTCCAAGTTTCGTCCTACCTATCCTAGTCTGGGACTAATACTCCAATCTACCAGAACTAAATCAAACCCCACAACCACtacaacagcaacaacagcagccacagGAACAACCTCTACCACCAAGTCCACGAGTACCACATACCAGACTCCATGGAACCACACCGAGCTGGACAATATCTCCCGGTACCGGGAGAGTCCATCCTGGATGGAGCCGTACTATGCTACCGAGCGTATGAAGGATAGAGAGGGTCATCGGAGACGTATTGGGGATATCATAAAGGGGGTGGAGGGTATTCTGGGTCTGGAACCTAGACGGCCTTAGAGAGGTTCTGGGATGGTGTATTGGGATGGGGGTATAGGGGTTGTACACTTCTGTTAGAGTGGTGTAGGGAGATGGCGTTAGTTTGGGTTGGTTTTAGGGAttgggatgggatgggatgggTAGAATATTAGATGGGTTCTTGTATTTCTTTGTGAATGTGTCTACAACGCTCTATGGTAATCCCTGCAAtcctccttttttctctGATCCAGACACTGGGTAGTAATGTCTGAGGTGGTGAGCCAAGCAGAGGAGGATGGTCCTGGAGATGCTTTGAAGATTAGTTAGAGGTTATGTGAGTCCAAGGCTTCAGACATGAACATGATGCGAACTCGAATGTTGTATTCCACTCACTAATGTGATATGATAGCTATTAAAACATGGAGTTGTCTAGTCACTCTAGGAATCTTAAAGGTTGTACCCATGCAAAAGGCGAGATACGCTTCTAATTACATTCTCACAAAAGAGGGCGTCCAAGACTCACGAATCCTCTAGCCTGAGATTCTACCCCCCTCTAAAAACACAAAGTccagaaaacaaaccaaatcATGATTCATCCAATAAATCAACCCCCTATTTCGGATCATGCGCCACAacctcaatctcaacccTCATATCATCCTCCCCCAACCTCGTAACCCCCACACAAGTCCACAACGGCTCATGATCCGGCATCCACTTCCTAAAATTCCTCACCATCGCCTCCAACGCCTCATTATTAATCGGCACATGATACGAGTTGACCCGATACACCTGCGCCCAGCCCTTCCCGCCGGCCGTCTTGAGCGCCAGATCCACGTTCGCGAACGCCTGGTCGATCTGCGCGTTGATTTCTTTGTGAAATTCGCCTGTCTCCGGGTCCCAGCCTCCTTTAATTCCCACTCATGTTAGTGGAACCAAACTATATGGTATGGATCCAGGGAGGAAAGGGCGAACCTTGACCAGAGCATTCGATGCGGTCGCTGATGCGGACGGCTTGACTGTATTTGAAGTTTTGGCGGTTGCGTTCGCCGACACCGGGATAGTTGTAGTAGGTGAGGTGAGACATTTTGGGTTGGCTCTTTATTATCTGGGGGTTGGAATTGAGTTTGGGTGGCTTTTGGATGGGTTTATATAGGGTTTGCGGTGCGGAATATATCTTCCGCTGATGAGGTCATAGCCCGGGAATGGAACTTTATCGAGCAGTAGAGATGCGTGGACTGACAAATCATTATTCGGTGTTGTTTCTTGGGTTATGCTTTAGGTGGGGTTTTATATGGTCGTATTATGTTGTGTCGCTCTTCTAGGTGTATGGTTGGTAGATTGTTGATAGATGTATATACACTACCACATCCGTTCCCAATTGATCTGATTTAGGATATCGAAGAACCCGTAATCGACGGGCAGTGATTCCATCGGCACTGACAGTTCCAGTTGATTAGCCAGGGCGTTGCCCGGGTTGACGCTTGGGTTAGATTCAATCTCGTCGATGACGTTTGGGAGCTCGACGCCTAGGTCGAGTGGTGGACTGGGGTTAGTTTCGAACGGATAGAGTCCCTTTTCTATAGAGAATGTGTCATCCGAGATGACAGACTGGCAAAGCTTCCGTAGGTTATGTCCGATATGACCTGCCGGGTACCATGATTTAGATAGCTCGTCTAGTACTGTTAGACACAGGGCAAGTTTGTTCTTATGTGAGGGGGCGTTCAGATTCTCGGTTTCGTCGAGGAGGACTAGCGCTGCGGATAGTGTGCAGTGTGTTGCTGTGATTGGGCTCAGGTGGTATCCTCCGAATGTGTGTCGGTATTTCTGGGCGACGAGGCAGATGGAACGGGCGGATTCGCGGCAGATTGAGTGAGCTAGGTCGGTGGTCTCGTTTTTGGGTTCCGAGGGTGGGTTCTCTCTCATGATGAATGGCTTTGCTAGGAGAATTCTTGCCGTATGATACACCATGTGGAGCGTGTAGGCTTGGGGGATGTCGTTGGCACGGTCGATTCGTAACTCTGTAGGGAGGTCGTAGAACCAGGATCTTAGGTCTAAGAGACAGGACTTGAGGAAGGCCGGTCGTTGGTGCTCCTTGAGGAGGGGTTTGGGTGCCCATCTGATATCGTTAGCGGAACCATGTAGGTGGGCATGGGCCATTTGTTACAAAGATAAAGTGATTCGTTCCTGTATTCGACAGACACTAATCATAGCTCGTTGTAGTGGTCTAAATGCTTTCTGCGCAGCACTCATCTCAATGTTAGGTACTGGATCGTCATCCGGTACTTTGACGGCTCCTTGGGAGTCCTATATCTGTCAGAATACTGTGCCAGCTACTACCTAGTCGCACTTACAAGCATAGAGCATATACGTCCCGTATAACTGGATGACAACTTATCATGACAATACAAGGTCCAGTATATCTGTCTCCTGAGTTGAATCTCCCGTGGAGTCATCGCATTCGTCTCTTCAAATCCAGCTGGGTCCAGATTCAAGCCCATATCGAGACTCAATCGGTTCGCCATCCCATGGTGCAACCAGCCAGCGGCGTCAGCCCCCATCGCCTGCTATCATTAGCATGTATCAATCTCTAACAGATACAAACAATGCTGCCTTACAATATACACCATCCCAATCAGGCCGAGTGCTTGGATAGTAGTCAGGCTGGGCCTTTCCATCTCCCTGTGGAGCTGGGTTTTCGCTTCTTCGAGGAATGATTTCCCCGCTGTATTTGGATCATCTGGGTCCGATCGGACATCGACACGATCGGAATACCGTGACCCCAAAGCAAGAATGCAATTATGCAGCAGCGGAGTCCAGTACCGTCCACCATTATTCATACTTTCCCTGAAGAGCTCCTCATCGACCACAGCATACCATGGCTGCTCCCACCTGAAGTACAAATCAATCAAATGGTCCTGGACGTCCTTTAGAACCCCCATCCCAGCCGTGATCGGGTCAATGGGGTCGATATAGCCATAGCTATCGGACACTTGATCCGGTGGAGAGACCGAAAAGGCAGAGCCATCAATACTGACTCGATTACTGGAAGAACCCTGAAACTGAAGTCGCCCACTCGTTGGCCCGAAGTACCTCATCTCGCCGTCTTGGTCAAAATTCAGCGATTCGTCCAGAGCAAGCCTGCCCTTGAAGTTCTCGGCCAGGCTATCCATATCCGAAGACGCGTCGTCGTGTCGTATACTGCCATTCATACCAGACTTCTTATCTAACGGCAGTTGTTCGGGTACATTCGATTCCCTCGCATCAATCCCATGCCGTTCCAACAATCTTTCTAGCGACTCTATCCTCTGCCGCAAGAGAAGGACATATGTCTTGGACGCGGGTCTCCGACCATCCTCCGCGACAGAATACTGACACGGAACACGCCATTGCGAGCATCTAGAGCAGGATGGTCTGTTTCCATCGCACTGGTGGTCTCGTTAGTAATACAAACGCCCGTGTCGATTGACCTTCGCCCACTTGTTGATCATGTAGCCACTTGACTAACCTTCGCTCGACGCCGTCGACATTCTTCACATGCTCTAGTAGTGTATTTACCGCGCTGTCTACTTGCATTTCTACGGGAGTCGGAGGACATGGTGGTGAGGTGACATGTAGAGAGAGTTCGGGTCGATTAAATTGACTGGGGATCTTCAGTGGAACTGCGGCAAGACGTCAGGTCTTGGCGCTTGTGGATCCACCGCAGGATCTATGGATCTGCTTTGCTGGTCACAGGTTATGGAAGCTTTTGCCTTTTACGGGGATTTGTCGAAGAATCCTATTGAGGTTTAGTAGGGACATATCTGTTGGATGTTGAAAGGGGTCATTCTGTAACGCATTACGTTCTTTGGTTCCAGAATTTAGGGCTTTACAGATTACATAGTGAGGACCTCACTCCGAATAAGATCCTTGATGTGCACCAAGACCTTGTTACTTTGTATCCAAATTAAGTTCAGATCCTCCACTTCCGTTTCCGGGAGAATACAAGATCTAGACTGTCGGAGTTCTTTGGATAGGATCCGCAGAGTTCCGTATTATCTAACTCTGTCTTATCAGAGACCCGCAGTGATGGCTTTTACTGGTAGGAGCTCTTGTGCAGCTCCAGATAGGATAGGTCGGGTATTTAACCCGCGTTGTGTTAGTTAGTTTGCTCCGGATAGTCGCAGAGGCATACGGCTACTTGTTGAGGGGCTCTTCAAATGAGATTTGGTATTAATTAAGTAGTAATTCTACTCAGCTTGGTCTGCTCGTCTTCAGGCCGGGGCTTCAGTCTCCGTGTTAACATGTATAAACCTATCACTCTTGGCTGcttttcccccccccctagACTTGAGAATAATAACATGACCACAGACTATGAATTTCCGAACGTGGTACTGATAGTGGTAGTCAGAGATGATATCAATACCGAATGTGAACGCCGAACCACGTAGACTctatcaacatcaacaaaaACCGCATTCGCAACAACTCACCAACACCATATCCTGCCAAACCAAATATGATAACACCCCAAGaccaaaatcaaacaaaagaaaccctaTCATCCAACTTCTCCACCGCATCCTCCCTGCccatcaacttcaaccaAGCCCTCAACTCAAATCTCCCCTCATGCAAATCCCTCAGATTCCCCACAAACTTAAACGTATgtccaacttcttcagcCGGCTCCTTACCATCCATGTGTTTGATAATACAAGACTCCACCCGATAGTTATTCGTTTCATACGCGGCGAGCTTCATCCCATCTTCTGCGGTTTGGACATGGTACACAGCACCTTCAACGATGGTATCAGAGCCGTCAACTAAGGCCGGGTATTGGCCCCACATTTTACATTCGTAACCTTGAATTATCGCCGGTCGGAACTTGGGCTCGTGATCTAGGTTCAGGATCTCGGCGACCATTCTTGGGTCGGTTAATGTGCCGTAGAAGAAGTAGGGGCCTGTGGGGGTGGTGGATGGGTTGATTGGTGGAAGTAGGTTTGGTGGTTGGTAGAAATTGCTGGGAGGAGTGCTCCGTAGTTTTAGGACGATGGGGGGGGTTTTGGAGAGAGGATTCTcgggtggaggtggtgggggAGGTCCTGGTGGGGTGGGCATGATGTTGAATAGTTAGATTTATGAGTAGAATAGTGGGATACAATGGGACTGAGGTTTTGAATGAATCGGAGTTACAAATGAGGTGTTATACGACTGGTTTAATGGTAGATGTAAGGGTACGATATTGCTTTCTAGAGTTGCTCTGCAGTAGGATTACATAAACATAGATGCCTTTCATGCCAAGATTTGATACAAAAGTGAGATGGACTTATGACATTCATTGTTATATAGTCCACGGTATCTTTGATATATCATATAGTGTCTTGCAACAGCCAGACAGTGATACTATAGAACCGTCCATTCATTCCTGGACCTTACTCGACACACCACTACCGAACAATAAATCTGTCCTCGTCTCCCGATCCCATACCTTCACTCCATCACTCTTCCTCTTGAAGTACAGAATCCGATGCATGGGGATAAACGCTTCATCCGTCAGATCAGCCTTCCACTGCCCCGCCGGCATCTCCCTCTCTCCAAGGAAGCGATCATCATAACCAACAATGTAATTCTCAATATCGAATTCTGCATCCCAGCGAAGTCGGTTTAGGACATCACTAGCGGATCGTAGCTTTGCCCCTTCGGGCATCGCGACGGCCTTTGTGCCACGGATAGGCATGGTCCGCAGACGTGCTTGCACtaattcttcatcttcttcatcctcaagctcaatctcatcttcatcatcgtcgaaTGACGCTTCATCGTAAGCTCCATTTCCCCAGTTCGAAATATCGACCCGAAGACCGCTGAGTGCAGAAGGCTGGACTAGGCTAACGTCAACCCAGCTAGAGGAGCTGTCGAAGTAGTTCTCGTCTTCACGGATTTGCTCTGCAAAGCTATTCAGCACGGCCAAGAGGGAGATCTGGGCCGATTGTCGGTCGGCATCGCTTAATGGCGTTGCCCCGGGCGTACTCTCCCTAGTCAGACCAATCAAATAGCAACCTTGATATTCCTTGGTAGTCTCGCCAACTTCTTCCATATCTGTAAACCGAGCCGGCCAGATCCGGGCGTGGATATCAGGGAACTTTCGATGGATATCTATCAATGGTTAGCTTACGGCGCTGAAAAGTGGGTAATGGGTGTAATCTACCAACGAGAAGCGATACGCATCGCCACTCCAACCACCCGACAAGCATCCTGCCCTTGGTCGCTGCACCGCCCCAGTATTGGACGTTGACCTTTGCGTAGCTTCGATATGATTTGAGGAACTCGTCTGCACCTGTGGAGTTTTCAATAGACCCAGCCAACTGCTCCCAGGTAACATCCTGTTGTGACAGCAGCTTATCTGCCCGTTGAAATTCTTGCACAAGTGTTCTCGTTGAAGGAATGGAGGCCGCACGCGCAACGTTGACTTTCGGTTGGTGCTGGCTAAGGATCACCAAAGGCTCCCTTTGAGGTCGGAAGTATCGCGGTGGCGACTTGTAAAAGCTGGGATCATAGACGACCTGTTTTTCCCAGTTGAACTGTGCATAGTGTTTGAAGAACGTGGTGATGATGTCCGCTGCTGAGATGGTGCCGGCCTGGCGGAATGAGAGTGTACAAATACGCGCCAAGAGCAAGGTAATGTGAATTCCACCTAGATAGCCCAGCTTGGACGAGTAGATCCCGCGTCTCTGGGCCCAGATCTTGATAAACCGATAAGCAAGACGGAATGACGCTAGGTCTGGGATTGTTCGTTGCAGATAATGCATGTCCCGCAGGGAGTTGAGCTTGAGCAAGGATTGCATAGGAAGGTCAAAAGTGGAGTGATCTGCAGGGAGCTCTAGGGCTTGTGGCCAGCTACAAACTGCGTTAGCTATCGTGATTTTGAGGGAATGTATGTGCTAATAGAAATTACCTTTCAACGACACGGGTTGCTGCACAGTACTGTAAATCAACGCGTACGCCACGAACCTCCAACTCCAGCATTATTCCGGATGCTGCCTTCACCTTTCGGAGAAGCACAACATCGCTGTCCGTTGCTCGCCGTAGCTTCGCAATCATAAGGGCGAAGAATGTTCGTGGGCTGACTTGTCCGATAACCAGAATATCCATATCGGACGAGCTGTTCCACACACCGAAGCCATATGAGCCAACAGCTACGACTTCAAACAACAAATCTAACCTAGTACCGGCTGGCAGATTAGCATCAC from Aspergillus flavus chromosome 7, complete sequence carries:
- a CDS encoding putative L-PSP endoribonuclease family protein; its protein translation is MSHLTYYNYPGVGERNRQNFKYSQAVRISDRIECSGQGGWDPETGEFHKEINAQIDQAFANVDLALKTAGGKGWAQVYRVNSYHVPINNEALEAMVRNFRKWMPDHEPLWTCVGVTRLGEDDMRVEIEVVAHDPK
- a CDS encoding Zn(II)2Cys6 transcription factor, producing the protein MQVDSAVNTLLEHVKNVDGVERRLVKWLHDQQCDGNRPSCSRCSQWRVPCQYSVAEDGRRPASKTYVLLLRQRIESLERLLERHGIDARESNVPEQLPLDKKSGMNGSIRHDDASSDMDSLAENFKGRLALDESLNFDQDGEMRYFGPTSGRLQFQGSSSNRVSIDGSAFSVSPPDQVSDSYGYIDPIDPITAGMGVLKDVQDHLIDLYFRWEQPWYAVVDEELFRESMNNGGRYWTPLLHNCILALGSRYSDRVDVRSDPDDPNTAGKSFLEEAKTQLHREMERPSLTTIQALGLIGMVYIAMGADAAGWLHHGMANRLSLDMGLNLDPAGFEETNAMTPREIQLRRQIYWTLYCHDKLSSSYTGRICSMLDSQGAVKVPDDDPVPNIEMSAAQKAFRPLQRAMISVCRIQERITLSLWAPKPLLKEHQRPAFLKSCLLDLRSWFYDLPTELRIDRANDIPQAYTLHMVYHTARILLAKPFIMRENPPSEPKNETTDLAHSICRESARSICLVAQKYRHTFGGYHLSPITATHCTLSAALVLLDETENLNAPSHKNKLALCLTVLDELSKSWYPAGHIGHNLRKLCQSVISDDTFSIEKGLYPFETNPSPPLDLGVELPNVIDEIESNPSVNPGNALANQLELSVPMESLPVDYGFFDILNQINWERMW
- a CDS encoding putative poly(A) polymerase pla1 translates to MASTEETRAIPLTSYETALCVVPPSHLTGDIDRLRALYDKAHGRWPPHANLIYPFVAPEALTQASKLLQFVLSNRREVGPIRLRLDKSDFFAHKRSNTVYLTDSGSDGLKALAQLQHDITDAFGGQSRSSGQLHLTVGQSEADDPAERQFLLEKVGLIPAVEWEVEELVILIRDRSQGLDTASSPMVVWGAVSLSGTPSPNPKALEYLSPSSLPARSETTFQFSPSQDDSEEGKWNAIPKSPAPTGGKLVDSPVTVASYNVLVESLHPPPTERYPLLLQNLLSDAASADILILQEVADDFLSFLLRDKKIRLRYPFATHGPPDQAEIGPLNSLRNIVVLSRWQFRWEWLPFDKRHKGAVVLQLEHLGTFHDSKFLPLVVTGVHLSCGLIDSSIMAKRSQLQTVLKYLSGIYPNNHWVVAGDFNITTSSYTIDTALKRKSISAQGASVLASLDGMLTDAGLLDCYYASRAASSGLGNPQGRLDLGASYEGEEGATYDPTENEHAARIAGQSFHSRPQRYDRILVCGVEFEVLSYNLFGIPSGDESQLASDHWGVRATVKLNGPRSGGLESEKAPITVEKAPLNLGGIDGLKECLKGYLAFPSNEEITQRQEAFELIKELVNRRDANLPAGTRLDLLFEVVAVGSYGFGVWNSSSDMDILVIGQVSPRTFFALMIAKLRRATDSDVVLLRKVKAASGIMLELEVRGVRVDLQYCAATRVVESWPQALELPADHSTFDLPMQSLLKLNSLRDMHYLQRTIPDLASFRLAYRFIKIWAQRRGIYSSKLGYLGGIHITLLLARICTLSFRQAGTISAADIITTFFKHYAQFNWEKQVVYDPSFYKSPPRYFRPQREPLVILSQHQPKVNVARAASIPSTRTLVQEFQRADKLLSQQDVTWEQLAGSIENSTGADEFLKSYRSYAKVNVQYWGGAATKGRMLVGWLEWRCVSLLVDIHRKFPDIHARIWPARFTDMEEVGETTKEYQGCYLIGLTRESTPGATPLSDADRQSAQISLLAVLNSFAEQIREDENYFDSSSSWVDVSLVQPSALSGLRVDISNWGNGAYDEASFDDDEDEIELEDEEDEELVQARLRTMPIRGTKAVAMPEGAKLRSARPPPPPPPENPLSKTPPIVLKLRSTPPSNFYQPPNLLPPINPSTTPTGPYFFYGTLTDPRMVAEILNLDHEPKFRPAIIQGYECKMWGQYPALVDGSDTIVEGAVYHVQTAEDGMKLAAYETNNYRVESCIIKHMDGKEPAEEVGHTFKFVGNLRDLHEGRFELRAWLKLMGREDAVEKLDDRVSFV
- the sclR gene encoding putative HLH DNA binding domain protein → MAYTRTDPSFTLSDDERMYMSHHSPMHRPYDTFAAPKGPDPLSANWNYDSAIDLFSLNTMMPENFALDVPNEPMGVDPKDFPADFFAPPPDISGFTISNHSGEDAGSITSDLESDDQSWSPTYAAPAEMLPAPGRQSTRRKTTPAVKRETTWSSSPELAPQEYPAHTSPQTTPTSPPVNRKMTRTTSVDSNASTGQTTTATTTSGRNAAKRAAHNIIEKRYRTNMNAKFVALEKAMCGGVQKSSKSGSASLKKSEILTNAIAYMQELQEENKALQKELALFKQNMVPSGMWRHTKGAETFRA
- a CDS encoding uncharacterized protein (expressed protein) is translated as MSWDANHRRKESNKATDPLGLDRVYGVRFSLAGALWILSEIFFWLWSRTSADWMDCLLWWLTVGWVGTEGLGARLVLVGGGWWIGLSCFTEYGTKWSPEGRLVLSQGGDGGGMEVREFC